One segment of Micromonospora parathelypteridis DNA contains the following:
- a CDS encoding DUF305 domain-containing protein, producing the protein MTDRRARTLAIVTLALVLPLVAFIVSRSGGDSTTGAARSTSVSAIPEPATPAPATTPTVSPVPTDLTVIAPGRPGETAATRAAHEVRDAGPAPHNSMDVWFVRMMIPHHAQALAMAELAPDRAANPDIRALADRIRASQGPEMGMMRGWLQTRGLPAEVQGHDHGTMRGMQSPEAMRQLAAVRGADFDRLFVQMMTAHHEGAIELATNLLTVGSDLTLNEFANSVATEQTVEIGRMREVLSR; encoded by the coding sequence ATGACCGACCGGCGCGCACGAACCCTGGCGATCGTCACACTGGCGCTCGTGCTTCCGCTGGTGGCGTTCATTGTGAGCCGCTCCGGCGGCGACTCCACGACCGGCGCCGCGCGGTCGACCTCCGTGTCCGCCATCCCCGAGCCCGCCACCCCCGCGCCCGCCACGACGCCGACGGTCAGCCCGGTGCCCACCGACCTGACCGTCATCGCGCCCGGCCGCCCGGGTGAGACGGCGGCCACCCGCGCGGCCCACGAGGTCCGCGACGCCGGCCCCGCTCCGCACAACTCGATGGACGTCTGGTTCGTGCGGATGATGATCCCGCACCACGCGCAGGCCCTGGCCATGGCGGAGCTCGCGCCCGACCGCGCCGCCAACCCCGACATCCGTGCCCTCGCCGATCGGATCCGCGCCAGCCAGGGACCGGAGATGGGCATGATGCGTGGCTGGTTGCAGACCCGTGGCCTCCCGGCGGAGGTCCAGGGGCACGACCACGGCACCATGCGCGGCATGCAGTCACCCGAGGCGATGCGGCAGCTCGCCGCGGTCCGTGGCGCGGACTTCGACCGGCTCTTCGTCCAGATGATGACCGCGCACCACGAGGGCGCCATCGAGTTGGCCACCAACCTGCTCACGGTCGGTTCAGACCTGACGCTCAACGAGTTCGCCAACTCGGTCGCCACCGAGCAGACCGTCGAGATCGGGCGAATGCGCGAGGTCCTCTCCCGTTGA
- a CDS encoding sensor histidine kinase, giving the protein MTVTRTMFGRPLRGVAFDVAVSAVVALIGLAGAVNLPGGWAAALVCVGMAVALLFRRAHPGAVTVAVAALGLVQVIAQWGPLPFDVAVLIALYSVVKYGERLRGAVLAGVAAAVGVVLAAVQTPGLISWWVTALWYALVTGAVWLVGLNVRTRRLYVLSLEERATTLEREREAESRAAVAEERTRIARELHDVVAHSMAVMIVQADGARFMLDRDPAQARTAVKVVADTGRAALEEMRRLVGVLRDAGPSGGDGLAVAADPEHRRLALAELPDLLARFGDAGLYIRSTVTGEPPALPPGLELTVYRVVQEALTNALKHAGVDAGVEVALTYTAEAVVVRVRDDGRGRPVVSPAPSGGHGLLGMRERVTVYDGSLTAGPRPAGGWQVEVRLPLPSDPATEVIAA; this is encoded by the coding sequence GTGACCGTGACACGCACGATGTTCGGTCGCCCGCTGCGCGGCGTCGCCTTCGACGTGGCCGTCTCCGCCGTGGTGGCCCTCATCGGCCTGGCCGGCGCGGTCAACCTGCCGGGCGGCTGGGCGGCCGCGCTGGTCTGTGTGGGGATGGCCGTGGCGCTGCTGTTCCGCCGCGCGCATCCGGGCGCGGTGACCGTGGCGGTAGCGGCGCTCGGCCTGGTGCAGGTGATCGCCCAGTGGGGTCCGCTGCCCTTCGACGTCGCCGTCCTGATCGCGCTCTACAGCGTGGTGAAGTATGGCGAGCGGCTGCGCGGCGCCGTGCTCGCCGGCGTGGCCGCCGCCGTCGGCGTGGTGCTCGCCGCCGTGCAGACCCCGGGGCTGATCAGCTGGTGGGTGACCGCGCTGTGGTACGCGCTGGTCACCGGCGCGGTGTGGCTGGTCGGGCTGAACGTGCGGACCCGCCGGCTCTACGTGCTCAGCCTGGAGGAACGGGCCACGACCCTGGAACGCGAACGAGAGGCCGAGTCCCGGGCGGCGGTCGCCGAGGAGCGCACCCGGATTGCCCGCGAGCTGCACGACGTGGTCGCCCACAGCATGGCGGTGATGATCGTCCAGGCGGACGGCGCCCGGTTCATGCTCGACCGTGACCCCGCCCAGGCCCGCACCGCCGTGAAGGTGGTCGCGGACACCGGCCGGGCCGCACTGGAGGAGATGCGCCGGCTGGTCGGCGTCCTGCGCGACGCCGGACCGTCCGGTGGAGACGGGCTCGCGGTGGCCGCCGACCCGGAGCACCGGCGCCTGGCCCTGGCCGAGTTGCCCGACCTGCTGGCCCGGTTCGGCGACGCCGGGCTGTACATCCGCAGCACCGTCACCGGTGAGCCGCCGGCCCTGCCCCCTGGCTTGGAGTTGACCGTCTACCGGGTGGTGCAGGAAGCGCTGACCAACGCGCTCAAGCACGCCGGTGTCGACGCCGGCGTCGAGGTCGCCCTGACGTACACCGCCGAGGCCGTCGTGGTCCGGGTGCGCGACGACGGTCGGGGCCGCCCGGTGGTCAGCCCGGCACCGTCCGGCGGTCACGGTCTGCTCGGCATGCGGGAGCGAGTGACGGTGTACGACGGCAGCCTCACCGCCGGCCCCCGGCCGGCCGGGGGCTGGCAGGTCGAGGTCCGGCTACCGCTACCGTCGGACCCGGCAACGGAGGTGATCGCGGCATGA
- a CDS encoding serine/threonine-protein kinase, which produces MLSSEVVLSGRYRLDERVATGGMGDVWRGSDLILGRQVAVKVLLPALVSDPDFIARFRAEARIMAALRHPGIVQVFDCGADDLPDGGRADYLVMEFVAGEPLSKRIETAGRLDVAETMSVVAQAAAALNAAHRGGIVHRDVKPSNLLVHEDGTVVLVDFGVARSTDITSITSTNAVPGTALYMAPEQAAGRPVSGATDIYALGAVTYCCLTGSPPFTGDNPLQVAVRHLDDEPPELPNEIPEAVRALVSRALAKDPQDRFSSGAAMAEAARTAVTGGEPPTAMAAAVPLRDAGPGTRTDVPAGAAVATGPHAGRQRRRGPLVGAGVAVLVALVGLGAALGAARNAGDDPAVKLPTTSPTVTPTGPLDLPAANEHFPSADPGRPDRPPAPGVSPSVSVSTTASTQPSQTSSPPTPTVTPTMTAPPTTPPTNEPPTTPPASPEPSTPESPTSAPGGSEAG; this is translated from the coding sequence GTGTTGTCATCGGAGGTCGTGCTCAGCGGTCGGTACCGCTTGGACGAACGTGTCGCCACCGGCGGTATGGGCGACGTCTGGCGTGGCTCAGACCTGATCCTCGGCCGGCAGGTCGCGGTCAAGGTTCTGCTGCCAGCACTGGTCTCCGACCCCGACTTCATCGCCCGGTTCCGGGCCGAGGCCCGGATCATGGCGGCGCTGCGGCACCCCGGCATCGTGCAGGTCTTCGACTGCGGAGCCGACGACCTGCCCGACGGCGGTCGGGCGGACTACCTGGTCATGGAGTTCGTCGCCGGCGAGCCGTTGTCCAAGCGGATCGAGACGGCCGGCCGACTCGACGTGGCCGAGACGATGTCGGTCGTGGCCCAGGCGGCCGCGGCACTGAACGCGGCGCACCGCGGCGGCATCGTGCACCGCGACGTCAAGCCCAGCAACCTGCTGGTCCACGAGGACGGCACGGTTGTCCTGGTCGACTTCGGCGTGGCCCGTTCCACCGACATCACCAGCATCACCAGCACCAACGCGGTGCCCGGCACCGCCCTCTACATGGCCCCCGAGCAGGCCGCCGGCCGGCCGGTCAGCGGTGCCACCGACATCTACGCGCTGGGCGCGGTCACCTACTGCTGCCTCACCGGCAGTCCGCCGTTCACCGGCGACAACCCGCTCCAGGTTGCCGTTCGACACCTGGACGACGAGCCGCCGGAGCTGCCGAACGAGATCCCGGAGGCGGTCCGCGCTCTGGTGTCCCGGGCCCTGGCCAAGGACCCGCAGGATCGATTCTCCAGCGGCGCGGCGATGGCCGAGGCCGCTCGGACCGCGGTCACCGGCGGCGAGCCGCCGACAGCGATGGCGGCAGCCGTCCCGCTGCGTGATGCCGGGCCGGGCACCCGCACCGACGTGCCGGCCGGCGCGGCGGTGGCGACTGGGCCCCATGCCGGGCGTCAGCGACGGCGTGGGCCGCTGGTCGGCGCGGGGGTGGCCGTGCTGGTCGCGCTGGTCGGGCTCGGCGCGGCACTGGGCGCGGCACGCAATGCCGGCGACGATCCGGCGGTCAAACTGCCGACCACCTCGCCGACGGTGACACCGACTGGCCCGCTGGACCTGCCGGCGGCGAACGAGCACTTCCCCAGCGCCGACCCGGGTCGGCCCGACCGGCCGCCGGCGCCCGGCGTCTCCCCGTCCGTCTCGGTCTCCACCACGGCGAGCACGCAGCCCAGCCAGACATCCAGCCCGCCGACGCCGACGGTGACGCCGACGATGACAGCCCCGCCGACCACTCCCCCGACGAATGAACCTCCGACGACCCCGCCTGCATCTCCCGAGCCGAGCACCCCGGAGAGCCCGACGAGCGCCCCGGGCGGGTCGGAGGCCGGCTGA
- a CDS encoding response regulator, translating to MTVRVVIVDDQALVRAGFRMVLDSQPDLKVVGEAIDGADALRVLARTEADVVVMDIRMPTMDGVEATRRLCADRPAGPPRVLVLTTFDTEADAFAALQAGASGFLLKNVPPEELLAAIRVVAQGDSVVAPSITRRLLDRFAGQFGAAPSADPRLTQLTEREREVLLLVAQGLSNAEIAAQVHVAEATVKTHVGRILAKLQLRDRVQAVVLAYESGLVTPGG from the coding sequence ATGACGGTCCGGGTGGTGATCGTGGACGACCAGGCGCTGGTGCGCGCCGGGTTCCGGATGGTGCTGGACTCCCAGCCCGACCTGAAGGTGGTCGGGGAGGCGATCGACGGCGCGGACGCCCTGCGTGTGCTCGCCCGCACCGAGGCCGACGTGGTCGTGATGGACATCCGGATGCCGACCATGGACGGTGTGGAGGCGACCCGCCGGCTCTGCGCCGACCGGCCCGCCGGCCCGCCCCGGGTGCTGGTGCTGACCACCTTCGACACCGAGGCTGACGCGTTCGCCGCCCTGCAGGCCGGGGCGAGCGGGTTCCTGCTCAAGAACGTCCCGCCGGAGGAGCTGCTGGCCGCGATCCGGGTGGTGGCCCAGGGTGACTCGGTGGTGGCCCCGTCGATCACCCGGCGGCTGCTGGACCGGTTCGCCGGGCAGTTCGGCGCCGCCCCGAGCGCAGACCCTCGCCTCACCCAGCTCACCGAACGGGAACGGGAGGTGCTGCTGTTGGTCGCCCAGGGGCTGTCCAACGCGGAGATCGCCGCCCAGGTGCACGTGGCCGAGGCGACGGTGAAGACCCACGTCGGGCGGATCCTGGCGAAGCTCCAGCTGCGCGACCGGGTCCAGGCGGTGGTCCTGGCGTACGAGAGCGGGCTGGTGACACCCGGCGGATGA
- a CDS encoding ABC transporter permease produces the protein MIRLTLRSLRAEALRMLLSALAVVLGVAFVAGTMIFVDGMSAGAYERAGTFDRHTDLGVYSAGRELLPPTLIDRVRAVDGVAAAAGELTNTAGLLGADGRPVLGFTMLAAIPTEDALRSYDVVAGRLPDRAGEVVLDAPTVADEGFTLGAPVRVGSTGGAARSYTLVGTVDVAGTVRDVGGPFVGLVGPDALALTGERGYGRIMVAARPEASVTALADELRTVAGGEFTVKGRQQILDEAVEDAVRNVDQFRMLLLIFVGVAVVVAGFVIANTFAIVLAQRTRRTALLRLIGATRGQVFRAALLESAVLGLVASALGVLLGVALAGGLGLLMSQLDVPVSGGLTVTGSTVLTGLLLGTALTVCAALLPAWRGTRVAPVAALTDAAVQQSQGAGRVRLTFGAVVLAVGVAALVGAASAGQLLLVALGGVLAFFGIVLFGPVLVPALARVFGWPARKALGTIGALAVANAVRNPRRVAATATALVIGIGLVSAFMVGGRSTKDSIENSVDAQIGTDFVVVGIGQELPAALVGELAARPELGVVHEQRSTVAADIEIRAADPALVGRTLSGVLSGAANEVGPGQVLVHRELAQARGWQVGSPVTVGGRSFRVAAVVTDDTPGNGAPAGHVIDMADADFTALFPGQRGFLAEIDPAAGVSAERARDAIEAVLGSYPTVNLMDQDAYKKMLTGTVDMVLGLVTALLGLAVVIALVGVANTLSLSVVERTRENAVLRAVGLTRARMRAVLAVEAALMALVGAVLGVGLGTGVSASAMALLARFDENFHVVLPLGQLGLVLGVAVLAALLASVLPARRALSRPVVEALADQ, from the coding sequence ATGATCCGCCTGACCCTGCGCTCGTTGCGCGCCGAGGCACTGCGCATGCTGCTCTCCGCGCTGGCCGTCGTGCTCGGTGTCGCGTTCGTCGCCGGCACCATGATCTTCGTCGACGGGATGAGCGCCGGCGCGTACGAGCGGGCCGGCACCTTCGACCGGCACACCGACCTGGGTGTCTACTCGGCCGGCCGGGAGTTGTTGCCCCCGACCCTCATCGACCGGGTGCGCGCGGTCGACGGGGTGGCCGCCGCGGCCGGTGAGCTGACCAACACCGCCGGGCTCCTCGGCGCCGACGGTCGCCCGGTCCTGGGCTTCACCATGCTCGCCGCCATCCCGACCGAGGACGCTCTGCGCTCGTACGACGTGGTCGCCGGCCGGTTGCCCGACCGTGCCGGGGAGGTGGTGCTCGACGCGCCGACGGTGGCCGACGAGGGTTTCACCCTCGGCGCTCCGGTCCGCGTCGGCAGCACCGGCGGAGCGGCCCGCTCGTACACCCTGGTTGGCACCGTCGACGTGGCTGGCACCGTCCGCGACGTCGGCGGTCCGTTCGTCGGCCTGGTCGGGCCGGACGCGTTGGCCCTCACCGGTGAGCGGGGCTATGGCCGCATTATGGTGGCGGCCCGACCGGAGGCCTCCGTTACGGCGCTGGCCGACGAGCTACGCACCGTGGCAGGTGGCGAGTTCACCGTGAAGGGTCGCCAGCAGATTCTCGACGAGGCCGTGGAGGACGCGGTCCGCAACGTGGACCAGTTCCGGATGCTGCTGTTGATCTTCGTGGGGGTCGCCGTGGTGGTGGCCGGCTTCGTGATCGCCAACACCTTCGCGATCGTGCTGGCCCAGCGCACCCGGCGGACCGCGCTCCTGCGCCTGATCGGCGCCACCCGCGGGCAGGTCTTCCGGGCCGCACTGCTGGAGTCGGCGGTGCTGGGGCTGGTCGCCTCCGCGCTCGGTGTGCTGCTCGGGGTGGCCCTCGCCGGTGGGTTGGGGCTGCTGATGTCCCAATTGGACGTTCCGGTCAGCGGGGGCCTGACCGTGACCGGTTCGACCGTGCTGACCGGCCTGCTGCTGGGAACCGCGCTCACCGTGTGCGCCGCCCTGCTCCCGGCCTGGCGGGGGACACGGGTCGCTCCGGTGGCCGCGCTCACCGACGCCGCGGTGCAGCAGAGCCAAGGTGCTGGTCGGGTTCGGCTGACCTTCGGCGCGGTGGTGCTGGCCGTCGGTGTCGCCGCGCTGGTCGGCGCCGCCAGCGCCGGCCAGCTGCTGCTGGTGGCGCTCGGCGGGGTGTTGGCCTTCTTCGGGATCGTGCTGTTCGGGCCGGTGCTCGTCCCGGCGTTGGCCCGGGTGTTCGGTTGGCCGGCGCGCAAGGCGCTCGGGACGATCGGTGCGCTGGCGGTGGCCAACGCGGTCCGCAATCCGCGGCGGGTCGCCGCGACCGCGACCGCCCTGGTGATCGGGATCGGACTCGTGTCGGCTTTCATGGTCGGCGGACGCAGCACCAAGGACAGCATCGAGAACAGCGTGGACGCCCAGATCGGGACGGACTTCGTGGTCGTCGGAATCGGTCAGGAGCTGCCCGCCGCGCTCGTCGGTGAGCTGGCCGCCCGCCCCGAGTTGGGCGTGGTGCACGAGCAGCGCAGCACGGTCGCCGCCGACATCGAGATCCGCGCGGCCGACCCGGCGCTGGTCGGCCGGACGTTGAGCGGGGTGCTGTCCGGCGCCGCCAATGAGGTCGGGCCGGGGCAGGTGCTGGTGCATCGGGAGTTGGCGCAGGCACGCGGCTGGCAGGTCGGCTCGCCGGTGACCGTCGGGGGCCGGTCGTTCCGGGTGGCCGCCGTCGTCACCGACGACACGCCCGGCAACGGCGCTCCCGCCGGTCACGTGATCGACATGGCCGACGCGGACTTCACCGCGCTCTTCCCCGGTCAGCGGGGCTTCCTGGCCGAGATCGACCCCGCCGCCGGGGTGAGCGCCGAGCGGGCCCGGGACGCGATCGAGGCGGTGCTGGGCAGCTACCCGACGGTGAACCTGATGGACCAGGACGCGTACAAGAAGATGCTCACCGGCACGGTGGACATGGTGCTGGGACTCGTCACCGCGCTGCTCGGCCTCGCCGTGGTGATCGCCCTGGTCGGTGTGGCGAACACGCTGAGCCTGTCCGTGGTCGAGCGGACCAGGGAGAACGCCGTACTGCGGGCGGTCGGGCTCACCCGAGCGCGGATGCGGGCGGTGCTCGCCGTCGAGGCGGCGCTGATGGCGCTGGTCGGTGCGGTGCTCGGGGTCGGGCTGGGCACCGGCGTGAGCGCCTCCGCGATGGCTCTGCTGGCCCGCTTCGACGAGAACTTCCATGTGGTGCTGCCGCTGGGCCAACTCGGGCTGGTCCTCGGCGTCGCGGTGCTGGCCGCCCTGCTCGCCTCGGTCCTGCCGGCCCGTCGTGCGCTGTCCCGCCCGGTCGTCGAGGCGCTCGCCGACCAGTGA
- a CDS encoding nucleotide sugar dehydrogenase, whose amino-acid sequence MSAEKLVVIGQGYVGLPLAMRAVEAGLDVVGLDVDADRVKRLASGESFVEDIPTDRLGRALGSGRYNPSTEYTDAEGFDICVITVPTPLRDGTPDLSFVEQAGVGIGPYVRPGCTVILESTTYPGTTEELLRPLLESASGLRSPGDFHLGYSPERIDPGNPTWRLENTPKVVSGVDPTSLARVDEFYQRLVEHTVPVGSTRVAELTKLIENTFRQVNIALINELTMLSHHLDIDVWQAIDAAETKPFGFLPFRPGPGVGGHCLPIDPCYLSWQVKRRLGRQFRFIELANDINHEMPEHVAQRIMAGLNRNGRAVSGARLLLLGLAYKKNTGDMRDSPAVDVARRLQALGAEVHAVEPYAEAHQIPAGVTVVGLTEREVRAADGVVVVTDHDTFDYDLVVQHATYVFDTRNRCVGPMVERL is encoded by the coding sequence GTGAGCGCTGAAAAGCTGGTCGTGATCGGTCAGGGGTACGTCGGACTGCCGCTGGCAATGCGCGCCGTCGAGGCAGGGCTGGACGTCGTCGGCCTCGACGTCGACGCCGACCGGGTGAAGCGTCTCGCTTCCGGCGAGTCGTTCGTCGAGGACATCCCGACCGACCGGCTGGGCCGGGCGTTGGGGAGTGGCCGGTACAACCCCAGCACGGAGTACACCGATGCCGAAGGCTTCGACATCTGCGTCATCACCGTCCCGACGCCGCTGCGCGACGGCACTCCCGACCTGAGCTTCGTCGAGCAGGCCGGCGTCGGCATCGGCCCGTACGTACGCCCGGGCTGCACGGTGATCCTGGAGTCGACCACCTACCCCGGCACCACCGAGGAACTGCTGCGCCCGCTGTTGGAGTCGGCGAGCGGGCTGCGCAGCCCCGGCGACTTCCATCTCGGCTACAGCCCGGAGCGGATCGACCCGGGCAACCCGACCTGGCGGCTGGAGAACACCCCGAAGGTGGTCTCCGGCGTGGACCCGACGTCACTGGCCAGGGTCGACGAGTTCTACCAGCGCCTCGTGGAACACACCGTGCCGGTGGGCTCCACCCGCGTCGCCGAGCTGACCAAGCTGATCGAGAACACCTTCCGCCAGGTCAACATCGCGCTGATCAACGAGCTGACCATGCTCTCGCACCACCTCGACATCGACGTCTGGCAGGCGATCGACGCCGCCGAGACCAAGCCGTTCGGTTTCCTGCCGTTCCGGCCCGGACCCGGCGTCGGCGGGCACTGCCTGCCGATCGACCCGTGCTACCTCTCGTGGCAGGTCAAGCGCCGCCTCGGCCGGCAGTTCCGCTTCATCGAGCTGGCCAACGACATCAACCACGAGATGCCCGAGCACGTCGCGCAGCGCATCATGGCGGGGCTGAACCGGAACGGCCGTGCGGTCAGCGGCGCCCGGCTGCTGCTGCTCGGACTGGCGTACAAGAAGAACACCGGCGACATGCGGGACTCCCCCGCTGTCGACGTGGCCCGCCGGCTGCAGGCCCTCGGGGCCGAGGTCCACGCGGTCGAGCCGTACGCCGAGGCGCACCAGATCCCGGCCGGAGTCACCGTGGTCGGTCTCACCGAGCGGGAGGTGCGCGCCGCGGACGGGGTGGTGGTGGTCACCGACCACGACACCTTCGACTACGACCTGGTGGTCCAGCACGCCACGTACGTCTTCGACACCCGCAACCGGTGCGTCGGCCCGATGGTCGAGCGCCTGTAG
- a CDS encoding RNA polymerase sigma factor has protein sequence MTVELSEAVSAAQAGDEDAFRLLYRSLQPGLLRYLTALVGADAEDVASETWLQISRDLPNFTGGEFRAWTVTIARNRAMDHLRRLRRRPSLPVPVQALVDLASDEDTAEGASETIGTETALALIATLPRREAEAVLLRAVIGLDAGSAGRVLGRRAGAVRTAAHRGLRRLAALLERQAAAEPSVGVEGIPPPRTGSGPSLRAPHAEPADG, from the coding sequence ATGACCGTCGAGCTGTCGGAGGCGGTCAGCGCGGCGCAGGCCGGAGACGAGGACGCGTTCCGTCTTCTCTACCGCAGCCTGCAGCCGGGTCTGCTGCGGTATCTGACCGCCCTCGTCGGCGCGGACGCCGAGGACGTCGCCTCCGAAACCTGGCTGCAGATCTCCCGCGACCTGCCCAACTTCACCGGTGGCGAATTCCGCGCCTGGACCGTCACGATCGCCCGCAACCGGGCGATGGACCACCTGCGCCGGCTGCGCCGCCGACCGTCCCTGCCGGTCCCGGTGCAGGCGCTCGTCGACCTGGCCAGCGACGAGGACACGGCCGAGGGCGCCAGCGAGACGATCGGCACCGAGACCGCCCTGGCGCTGATCGCCACCCTCCCTCGCCGCGAGGCCGAAGCAGTCCTGCTGAGGGCCGTGATCGGGCTGGACGCGGGATCCGCCGGTCGGGTGCTGGGCCGCCGGGCCGGTGCCGTCCGGACCGCCGCCCACCGAGGTTTGCGACGGCTCGCAGCCCTGCTGGAGCGGCAGGCCGCGGCCGAGCCGTCGGTCGGGGTCGAGGGCATACCGCCGCCCCGTACGGGCAGCGGCCCATCCCTGCGGGCACCGCACGCCGAGCCGGCGGACGGCTGA
- the egtA gene encoding ergothioneine biosynthesis glutamate--cysteine ligase EgtA, which translates to MVTSPELDRSAILRESAAAGRHLARICFKTGPPTLTGVELEWTVHDAADPARPVDPTRLRAALGRHSPATLDATSPAEPLRHGGMVTLEPGGQLEISTPPRPSVTALIQATEADIAQVTDLLAAAGLILGRSGIDPHRRPRPVLETPRYRAMRGAFDRHGPAGRTMMYSTAGLQVCLDAGEPEQVAARWAAAHAVGPPLLAVFASASRHAGRRTGWASARMAAWLAIDPARTRPVWMPGDVDEDPTASWIRYVLAAPLLCLRRQGPDWAPPPNVTFADWLDGALPRPPTTDDLDYHVSTLFPPVRPRGYLELRYLDAQPDRDWRLPLAVLTALFTDPGTVRAAYAIAAPVAHRWSAAARHGLADPALAAAAAALLDLALTTLPRLDLPAGIHDEIQRGVRRRLAAANRQPRSRERKVTP; encoded by the coding sequence TTGGTGACGTCACCCGAGCTGGACCGCAGCGCCATCCTGCGCGAGTCCGCAGCCGCAGGCCGGCACCTCGCCCGGATCTGCTTCAAGACCGGCCCACCGACACTCACCGGCGTCGAACTGGAATGGACCGTGCACGACGCCGCCGATCCCGCCCGCCCCGTCGACCCGACGCGGCTGCGAGCGGCGCTCGGGCGGCACAGCCCCGCCACGCTTGATGCCACCAGCCCGGCCGAGCCGCTGCGACACGGCGGCATGGTGACCCTGGAGCCGGGTGGCCAGTTGGAGATCTCCACCCCGCCCCGCCCCTCGGTCACCGCGTTGATCCAGGCCACCGAGGCCGACATCGCCCAGGTCACCGACCTGCTGGCCGCCGCCGGGCTGATCCTCGGCCGCAGCGGCATCGACCCACACCGACGGCCCCGCCCGGTGTTGGAAACTCCCCGCTACCGCGCGATGCGCGGCGCCTTCGACCGGCACGGTCCGGCCGGCCGCACGATGATGTACAGCACCGCCGGCCTGCAGGTCTGCCTCGACGCCGGCGAGCCGGAGCAGGTCGCGGCCCGTTGGGCGGCCGCCCACGCGGTCGGGCCGCCGCTGCTCGCGGTGTTCGCCTCGGCCAGCCGGCACGCCGGGCGCCGCACCGGGTGGGCTTCCGCGCGGATGGCCGCCTGGCTGGCCATCGATCCGGCCCGCACCCGCCCGGTCTGGATGCCCGGCGATGTCGACGAGGACCCGACCGCCAGCTGGATCCGCTATGTGCTCGCCGCGCCGCTGCTCTGCCTGCGCCGGCAGGGCCCCGACTGGGCACCGCCCCCGAACGTGACGTTCGCCGACTGGCTCGACGGCGCACTGCCCCGCCCGCCGACCACCGACGACCTCGACTACCACGTGAGCACCCTCTTTCCGCCCGTGCGGCCGCGCGGCTACCTGGAGCTGCGCTACCTGGACGCCCAACCCGACCGGGACTGGCGGCTCCCGCTGGCGGTGCTGACCGCCCTGTTCACCGACCCGGGCACGGTGCGCGCGGCGTACGCGATCGCCGCACCGGTGGCACACCGCTGGTCGGCCGCCGCTCGCCACGGCCTCGCCGACCCGGCGCTGGCTGCCGCCGCGGCGGCGCTGCTCGACCTGGCCCTGACCACGCTGCCCCGGCTGGACCTGCCGGCCGGCATCCACGACGAGATCCAGCGAGGCGTACGACGACGGCTGGCCGCCGCGAATCGACAGCCCCGCAGTCGCGAACGAAAGGTGACGCCGTGA